The following are from one region of the Alicyclobacillus fastidiosus genome:
- a CDS encoding VOC family protein, giving the protein MVIEVTVQVRVSDFEKGFNWYRTLLRREPKYAPHEGFAEWELIPGSWLQVAEGRPTEGNGPLRLGVTDIEAERSRVIRELGVEPFEVHSRQEVNAKWATFSDPWGNGIGFFEYLDKAEEEQTIKKVLKR; this is encoded by the coding sequence ATGGTAATTGAAGTGACGGTTCAGGTTCGAGTTTCGGATTTCGAAAAAGGTTTTAACTGGTACAGGACGTTACTCAGGAGAGAGCCTAAATACGCTCCGCATGAAGGTTTTGCAGAGTGGGAGTTGATTCCTGGAAGCTGGTTACAAGTAGCCGAGGGTAGGCCTACAGAGGGGAATGGACCGCTTCGTCTTGGAGTCACTGATATTGAGGCAGAACGAAGTCGGGTAATAAGGGAGTTGGGTGTTGAACCATTTGAAGTTCATTCACGACAGGAAGTAAACGCAAAGTGGGCTACCTTTTCAGACCCATGGGGAAATGGCATTGGTTTTTTTGAATATCTGGACAAAGCCGAAGAGGAACAAACTATTAAAAAAGTTCTCAAACGATAA
- a CDS encoding Rrf2 family transcriptional regulator, with protein sequence MTSSTRFSIAIHILCFLDFFKQERITSELLSMSVNTNPVVVRRITSLLKKAKLINTTTGLNANISLVRPVKDITLLDVYRAVIQPSNDDLFVIHKNTNPSCPVGSHIPSLLEDTYTKIELVLQGELASITVDTLVQDIMSKNTSTS encoded by the coding sequence GTGACAAGCAGCACGCGCTTTTCCATCGCTATTCATATACTCTGTTTTCTCGATTTCTTTAAACAGGAAAGAATTACGTCCGAACTGCTTTCAATGAGTGTCAACACGAATCCAGTTGTGGTTAGACGGATTACCAGCTTGCTGAAAAAGGCTAAATTAATCAATACGACTACCGGGTTAAATGCAAATATCTCATTGGTACGTCCGGTAAAAGATATTACTCTTCTGGACGTTTACCGTGCCGTCATACAACCAAGCAATGATGATCTATTTGTGATCCACAAAAATACAAACCCCTCTTGTCCGGTTGGAAGCCACATTCCTTCACTATTGGAAGACACATACACAAAAATCGAACTAGTTCTCCAAGGTGAACTTGCCTCCATTACGGTAGACACACTTGTACAAGACATCATGAGCAAGAATACATCCACTTCGTAA
- a CDS encoding alpha/beta hydrolase codes for MKHDINGLKIHVQEQGTGELTLLFLHYYGGSLRTWGELIQRLQEDYRCIAYDQRGYGDSDKSANSYRIADLASDASELIHALGLKRFVLVGHSMGAKAALLLASMRPDGLKGLVLIAPASPTPGDMPKEFRNSMAHFYDTREGAQQAVQDISRLPLTNATYEMLIEDMQKTAPNARNAWPLVAMMEDISNEVPNIDVPTLILPGEYDPVDPVDAVNQQVASRIPNAEVKIVPDTGHLSPVEAPDAVASYIRTFLLRHVDRND; via the coding sequence ATGAAGCATGACATAAACGGTTTGAAGATTCATGTTCAAGAACAAGGGACAGGTGAATTAACTCTGCTGTTTCTACATTATTACGGTGGTTCTTTACGAACCTGGGGGGAGCTTATCCAGCGGCTACAGGAAGACTATCGCTGTATTGCTTATGACCAGCGCGGGTATGGAGATTCGGATAAGTCTGCGAACAGCTATAGAATTGCGGATTTGGCTAGTGACGCATCTGAACTCATTCACGCGTTAGGGCTCAAGCGTTTTGTACTTGTGGGACATTCAATGGGTGCAAAGGCGGCGCTATTGCTAGCTTCAATGCGCCCAGATGGATTAAAAGGATTAGTGTTAATAGCACCAGCATCTCCAACTCCAGGTGATATGCCGAAGGAATTTCGAAACTCGATGGCTCATTTTTATGATACTAGAGAAGGTGCACAACAAGCTGTCCAAGACATTTCAAGGTTGCCTTTAACGAACGCAACATATGAGATGTTAATAGAAGATATGCAGAAAACTGCCCCTAATGCTCGGAACGCGTGGCCGCTGGTAGCCATGATGGAGGATATCTCCAATGAGGTGCCAAACATCGATGTCCCCACACTTATTTTACCTGGAGAATATGACCCAGTCGACCCGGTAGACGCCGTGAATCAGCAAGTTGCAAGCCGAATCCCGAATGCAGAAGTAAAAATCGTACCGGACACCGGGCACCTATCCCCAGTTGAAGCGCCCGACGCGGTGGCATCATACATTCGTACTTTTCTCCTCAGGCACGTTGACCGTAATGACTGA
- a CDS encoding DUF4260 domain-containing protein, translating to MTTLLRLESLVMGLLCMWFYYDHHFPWLIFCVLVLIPDLSMFGYCFGSRVGSRCYNLFHTYVFSLLCICMGLMLENSMSTMLGVIWTAHIAFDRSLGFGLKYQDNFNHTHLVQQDQRR from the coding sequence ATGACAACGCTGTTGCGGTTGGAATCGCTTGTGATGGGTTTATTATGCATGTGGTTTTACTATGACCACCATTTCCCGTGGTTAATATTCTGCGTATTGGTCCTGATACCCGATTTGTCCATGTTTGGTTACTGTTTTGGATCAAGAGTTGGGTCACGATGCTACAATCTTTTTCACACATACGTGTTCTCATTGCTTTGTATTTGCATGGGTTTGATGTTAGAGAATTCGATGTCGACCATGCTTGGAGTGATATGGACTGCGCACATAGCGTTTGATCGCTCTTTGGGATTTGGGTTGAAGTATCAAGACAACTTCAATCATACTCATTTAGTACAACAGGACCAGCGCCGATAG
- a CDS encoding SRPBCC domain-containing protein, translating to MKELYTEIEINSSVKEIWDVLMDIGSYSEWNPFMRIQGVLKTGERINVKIQPSGTKGMNFRPKILKLSEQHELRWIGRLGVPGIFDGEHSFELKPIDSQHTLFLQREVFTGILVPFATRSLDKDSKRGFMEMNVALKKRVEQGLSTEQVVLTN from the coding sequence ATGAAAGAACTGTATACGGAAATAGAGATCAATTCCTCAGTAAAAGAAATTTGGGACGTCTTGATGGACATTGGGAGTTATTCGGAGTGGAATCCATTTATGCGGATTCAAGGTGTTCTAAAAACCGGTGAACGGATCAATGTTAAGATACAGCCTTCTGGAACAAAGGGCATGAATTTTCGTCCTAAGATTCTTAAATTGTCCGAGCAGCACGAACTTCGTTGGATTGGAAGACTTGGTGTACCAGGAATATTCGATGGCGAGCATAGTTTTGAGCTGAAACCGATAGACAGTCAGCACACGTTGTTTTTACAAAGGGAGGTTTTCACTGGCATTTTGGTTCCGTTCGCGACCAGAAGTTTGGACAAAGACAGCAAACGTGGCTTCATGGAGATGAACGTTGCTCTAAAAAAGCGTGTAGAGCAAGGCTTATCAACGGAACAGGTGGTACTGACGAATTGA
- a CDS encoding TetR/AcrR family transcriptional regulator, whose translation MENDHVAADGRKQAIMDAAYSLFGTVGFANTSMKDIAKKAGVAQGLIIYYFQSKDGLLVAIVREWMIGRGIPDALKYLEGITDSDALLLKAFEHVVKFRRDNPQWFTLLISLWLESRRSAELSTQLKNVYSEMRLGAARVVSRAFPDWNSEQIDAFSCVFQAMLDGLTLQTDFEDTELTHLVKNGFYGVKWLAAVRANS comes from the coding sequence TTGGAAAACGACCATGTCGCAGCAGATGGCAGGAAACAAGCCATAATGGATGCAGCGTACTCATTGTTCGGAACGGTTGGTTTTGCGAATACATCCATGAAGGACATTGCAAAGAAAGCTGGTGTCGCACAAGGGTTAATCATTTACTACTTCCAAAGCAAGGATGGACTGTTGGTCGCCATTGTCCGCGAGTGGATGATTGGTCGTGGAATTCCTGATGCGTTGAAATACCTTGAAGGAATAACAGACAGCGATGCGTTACTCCTTAAGGCATTCGAGCACGTAGTCAAATTTCGCCGAGACAATCCTCAATGGTTTACCCTGCTAATCAGTCTTTGGTTAGAGAGTAGGCGCAGTGCCGAGTTATCGACGCAACTAAAGAATGTCTATTCGGAAATGCGCTTAGGCGCGGCGAGGGTGGTTTCGCGTGCATTCCCGGACTGGAACAGTGAACAGATTGATGCCTTTAGTTGTGTCTTTCAAGCCATGTTAGACGGTTTAACATTACAAACAGATTTTGAAGATACGGAACTCACACATCTTGTTAAAAATGGATTTTATGGAGTTAAGTGGCTTGCTGCGGTCCGTGCAAACTCATAA
- a CDS encoding DJ-1/PfpI family protein: MVVQIVLFDGFDLLDALAPYEVFVAASALAGGVMRVELVTADGERMVPSGITGLEIKASGKLDPTQAEIVLVPGAAGELVGNGPDSVPAILARTARTQLVPLIRLCLDQQGTIVATVCGGSLILSMAGLINQRRAVTNRLGMEVLAATGAVPVAARVVQDGNLVTGGGVTSGLDVALYIVEQKLGPQVAHAVEKLFEYERRGTIWRAEGIIPTNDLVESNSSIEESEVTNERGFVVASDQTPVLDGTWEVTISTPIGKQNVIFQISTKDGLIRGTATQGGDVIEFVNPLIRGNRLIWSQRVTKPMALNLKFEVTVTDNAMTGIAKARLLPPSKVEGTRLRARTNEDHI; the protein is encoded by the coding sequence ATGGTCGTCCAAATTGTACTTTTCGACGGATTTGATTTGCTAGATGCCCTTGCTCCTTACGAAGTGTTTGTAGCTGCTAGTGCTTTGGCTGGCGGTGTCATGCGTGTGGAGCTTGTCACTGCTGATGGTGAAAGAATGGTTCCAAGTGGAATTACTGGACTTGAAATTAAGGCCAGTGGAAAACTTGATCCAACGCAAGCTGAGATTGTTCTTGTCCCAGGAGCAGCGGGAGAACTGGTTGGTAACGGACCGGACTCAGTCCCAGCAATTCTCGCCAGGACTGCACGGACGCAGCTAGTTCCCTTGATTCGATTATGCCTGGATCAACAAGGTACCATTGTTGCTACAGTCTGCGGAGGATCCTTGATTCTCTCAATGGCTGGTTTAATAAACCAACGTCGTGCCGTTACAAATCGTCTAGGTATGGAAGTTCTGGCTGCCACCGGTGCAGTTCCAGTTGCAGCTCGAGTTGTACAGGATGGCAACTTAGTTACGGGCGGCGGTGTGACATCAGGTCTTGATGTTGCGTTGTACATTGTTGAACAAAAGTTAGGTCCACAAGTCGCACATGCGGTCGAGAAACTGTTTGAATACGAGCGTAGAGGAACGATCTGGCGTGCTGAAGGGATTATCCCTACGAACGATTTAGTTGAATCTAATTCAAGTATTGAGGAATCCGAAGTAACAAACGAAAGGGGATTTGTAGTAGCTTCTGACCAGACTCCAGTGTTGGACGGTACATGGGAAGTTACGATTTCCACCCCAATTGGAAAGCAAAATGTCATCTTTCAAATTTCGACCAAAGACGGACTAATTAGGGGTACAGCTACCCAAGGCGGAGATGTAATAGAGTTCGTTAATCCTTTAATTAGAGGAAATCGATTGATTTGGTCGCAACGAGTCACAAAGCCAATGGCATTAAACCTCAAATTCGAGGTCACTGTTACCGACAACGCTATGACCGGTATCGCAAAAGCTAGACTTCTACCTCCATCCAAAGTAGAGGGAACCCGACTTCGCGCTCGTACTAACGAGGACCATATATGA
- a CDS encoding HAMP domain-containing sensor histidine kinase, translating to MKTVRIRTFFVLAFILISTFPWIAFVVVHWSLTNRLGMGTAGSKNPIPANAMMTTSMNLWLVFAVAFGLVFAIFLIGIALRRYIIKPLDVMRLAAAQIATGDLDVNDLSKSRILEIAEVRDGFESMVLALQDSFQKQVALEEERTFIINSVAHDLRTPLFSLRGYLDGLERGIANTPDKITMYVNVCRESASQLDRLVADLFTFTQMEYTGSDGFEIEGDVVNIVDIVTSSVDSIRIIAEEKEISILVETLSGNTFVHGDTHLLTRVTNNLMDNAVRHTPRGGKITVQSKVTSGKTYVSFRDSGTGFTPEDLLHVFEPLYRGDRSRNLTTGGAGLGLTIAQRIIRRHGGDITVENNSNAGATVTFWLPVRTVAVT from the coding sequence ATGAAAACCGTTCGAATACGAACTTTCTTTGTCTTGGCATTCATACTCATCTCTACTTTTCCATGGATCGCGTTTGTAGTCGTCCACTGGAGCCTCACCAACCGACTGGGCATGGGAACAGCTGGATCGAAAAATCCGATTCCAGCGAATGCAATGATGACGACATCAATGAATCTGTGGCTAGTGTTCGCCGTCGCGTTCGGGCTCGTTTTCGCTATCTTTCTAATAGGAATTGCTCTACGTCGTTACATCATTAAACCACTCGATGTTATGCGACTTGCAGCTGCGCAAATCGCCACAGGTGATTTAGACGTAAACGACTTATCAAAGTCTCGAATACTAGAAATCGCTGAGGTACGGGATGGATTTGAATCTATGGTTCTCGCCTTGCAAGATTCGTTTCAAAAACAGGTGGCGTTAGAGGAGGAGCGAACCTTTATCATCAACTCTGTAGCCCATGACCTGAGAACACCCTTATTTTCCTTGAGGGGATATTTAGACGGTCTTGAACGGGGAATTGCCAACACGCCTGACAAAATAACGATGTATGTGAACGTTTGTAGAGAGTCCGCTTCGCAACTGGATCGCTTAGTGGCTGATTTGTTTACGTTTACACAAATGGAGTACACAGGGTCAGATGGCTTTGAGATTGAAGGGGACGTCGTGAATATAGTTGATATTGTCACGTCATCAGTGGATAGCATACGTATCATAGCGGAGGAAAAGGAGATTTCCATTCTCGTTGAGACGCTGTCTGGAAATACATTTGTTCATGGTGATACACACTTACTCACACGAGTAACCAACAATCTTATGGATAACGCTGTAAGACACACACCTCGAGGTGGCAAAATAACGGTCCAATCGAAAGTAACTAGCGGAAAAACATATGTTTCTTTTCGTGATTCAGGCACAGGCTTTACGCCAGAAGATTTACTTCATGTTTTTGAGCCGTTGTATCGGGGGGACAGGTCACGAAACCTTACTACTGGGGGAGCAGGCTTAGGGTTAACCATAGCGCAACGAATCATTAGACGACATGGTGGGGATATCACGGTCGAAAACAATTCAAATGCTGGAGCGACCGTTACTTTCTGGTTGCCTGTACGGACTGTAGCTGTTACTTGA
- a CDS encoding response regulator transcription factor codes for MIVQPTVLVVDDDDRILQLMKDFLEHDMFHVEIAHGANEARKLYENADCIILDVMMAEQNGFDFCREIRISSEVPILFLSAHSHDVDKIRGLALGGDDYIVKTATPGEIVARVKAVLRRTGSRQKVAKFGALELNFSTREVSVHGQEVSLSPREYDLLQLFIEHPRQVFTYEHLISKFWNGVGDKGTIRVHINRLREKIETDPNKPKYIVNVWGIGYRFEGK; via the coding sequence ATGATTGTGCAACCGACCGTATTAGTTGTAGATGACGATGACCGTATTCTTCAATTGATGAAGGATTTTTTAGAACATGATATGTTTCACGTAGAAATTGCACATGGAGCTAATGAAGCGAGGAAGTTATACGAAAATGCTGATTGTATTATTTTAGATGTCATGATGGCGGAGCAAAATGGCTTTGACTTTTGCCGCGAGATTCGAATAAGCAGTGAGGTTCCAATTTTGTTCTTAAGTGCCCATAGCCATGATGTAGACAAAATCCGTGGATTGGCTTTAGGCGGAGACGACTATATTGTAAAAACAGCTACTCCGGGAGAAATTGTTGCAAGAGTAAAGGCAGTTTTACGTCGTACCGGGTCTAGGCAGAAAGTAGCGAAGTTTGGAGCGTTAGAATTGAATTTCTCGACAAGAGAGGTTTCTGTCCATGGACAGGAGGTTTCACTGTCGCCGAGAGAATATGATCTGCTTCAGTTGTTTATCGAACACCCTCGACAGGTCTTCACTTATGAACATTTAATCTCAAAATTTTGGAATGGTGTGGGAGATAAGGGTACCATTCGAGTTCATATCAACCGATTACGAGAGAAAATTGAAACGGACCCGAACAAACCAAAGTACATCGTGAATGTTTGGGGTATCGGATATCGGTTTGAGGGGAAATAG
- a CDS encoding DUF2306 domain-containing protein, whose product MNKSIHKLLYRSMILISGIFIVWTVLNNFIFDPNAVSFLSHKTHLNHPLDVHAWLNVLHIHITFACLALISGAINFATRIWRDNRKLHRGNGYAYLLCVFIVCGTSGYMAPTATGGTIDSIAFNLMNMLWMATTATAFIQIKRKRVISHRTWMVRSYVFCFTNLWIHVLMFVYSFLIGIAYNLSYTMSVYGSIVLNAVISSIVIRLFLTNSRDTHEILLSHSQ is encoded by the coding sequence ATGAATAAGTCTATACACAAATTACTGTATAGGAGCATGATCCTGATATCTGGGATTTTTATTGTGTGGACGGTATTGAATAATTTTATCTTCGATCCAAACGCTGTTTCATTTCTAAGCCACAAAACGCACTTAAATCACCCATTGGACGTTCACGCATGGCTTAACGTCCTTCATATACACATTACATTTGCCTGTCTGGCTCTGATTTCAGGCGCAATCAACTTTGCAACAAGAATTTGGAGGGACAATCGAAAGTTGCATAGAGGTAACGGCTATGCGTACCTCTTGTGTGTGTTTATAGTTTGCGGGACCTCTGGGTACATGGCACCTACTGCCACAGGTGGAACGATAGACAGTATTGCATTCAATCTAATGAATATGCTCTGGATGGCTACGACCGCTACCGCATTCATACAAATCAAAAGAAAACGTGTGATATCACATCGAACGTGGATGGTTCGAAGCTATGTGTTCTGCTTCACGAATTTATGGATTCATGTTCTTATGTTTGTTTACTCATTCCTGATCGGTATTGCATACAACCTCAGTTATACGATGAGCGTATACGGAAGCATTGTATTAAATGCCGTTATTTCAAGTATTGTCATCAGGTTATTCTTAACTAACTCTCGGGACACACATGAAATCCTTTTAAGTCATTCACAGTGA
- a CDS encoding IS256 family transposase, whose product MAYMDKIALLDLIRKIGLEDGDVDFLKEGLKILTQAVMDVEVSSLIGAERYERSEKRSNSRNGHREREWDTRVGTIDLQIPKLRKGSYFPSILEPRRKAEKALLAVVQEAYVHGVSTRKVDELVESLGIQGISKSEVSRICKELDDVVQSFKNRPLEGAYPYVWLDATFPKVREGGRVQSMAFVIAIGVRDTGEREVLGFDIGTSEDGSFWLTFIRSLVARGLSGVQLAISDAHEGLRNAIGSALTGATWQRCRVHTMRNILSQVPRASQQMVSSIVRTIFAQPTQETAKQQLAVVLEQLQAKFPKAMNVLERAEEDVLAYMAFPKEHWKQICSTNPLERLNRELRRRFDVVGIFPNRDSVVRLGGAILQEQNDEWVVARRYFSRESMAKLTGTDEQQLLAPTSVLHK is encoded by the coding sequence ATGGCTTATATGGATAAGATCGCACTTTTGGATTTGATTCGCAAGATCGGGTTAGAAGATGGGGATGTAGATTTTCTAAAAGAAGGACTGAAAATCCTCACCCAAGCCGTTATGGATGTTGAAGTCAGTTCACTCATCGGTGCAGAACGGTATGAACGTAGTGAAAAGCGCAGCAATAGTCGCAATGGACACAGAGAGCGAGAATGGGATACTCGCGTTGGAACGATTGACTTACAAATTCCAAAGCTTCGAAAGGGCAGCTACTTCCCCAGTATCCTGGAGCCTCGTCGGAAGGCGGAGAAGGCTCTGCTGGCCGTTGTCCAAGAAGCGTACGTGCATGGTGTAAGTACGCGTAAGGTGGATGAATTGGTTGAGTCACTTGGGATTCAGGGTATTAGCAAAAGTGAAGTCTCCCGCATCTGCAAAGAACTCGACGATGTGGTGCAATCGTTTAAGAATCGTCCTCTAGAAGGGGCGTATCCATATGTGTGGTTAGATGCAACGTTCCCAAAGGTTCGAGAAGGCGGAAGAGTTCAGAGTATGGCATTTGTGATTGCCATTGGCGTGCGAGATACCGGCGAGCGAGAAGTGCTGGGTTTTGATATTGGCACGAGCGAGGATGGCTCGTTCTGGCTCACATTTATTCGTAGCCTCGTTGCCCGTGGATTGAGCGGTGTACAGTTGGCGATTAGCGATGCACACGAAGGACTACGAAATGCAATTGGTTCTGCCTTGACAGGAGCGACGTGGCAACGTTGCCGTGTTCACACGATGCGTAACATCCTAAGCCAGGTGCCCAGGGCGTCGCAACAGATGGTCTCGTCTATTGTCCGGACGATTTTTGCTCAGCCAACGCAAGAAACAGCCAAGCAACAACTGGCTGTCGTCCTGGAGCAACTTCAGGCAAAGTTCCCCAAAGCGATGAACGTTTTGGAGCGGGCTGAGGAAGACGTTTTAGCATACATGGCATTCCCCAAGGAGCATTGGAAGCAAATCTGTTCGACCAATCCGCTGGAGCGATTGAATCGCGAACTACGGCGCCGATTCGATGTCGTTGGCATATTCCCGAATCGGGATTCTGTCGTACGTCTTGGAGGAGCCATTCTCCAGGAGCAGAACGATGAGTGGGTCGTCGCGAGACGCTACTTTAGCCGCGAGTCGATGGCTAAACTCACCGGAACGGATGAACAGCAACTACTGGCACCCACGTCAGTATTACATAAATAG
- the ltrA gene encoding group II intron reverse transcriptase/maturase — translation MNTLAASSESTGSTRKRSPKPSEDRIMVAWLEAQDTSSPNNTFGSGTDWNEIEQHVCRLQRQLANAVEHGNRKAIRHYKWLIRTSQHAKMLAIRTVTQDNNGRKTPGIDGKLYTTSEARNELLTLVNLREKPLPVRRVYIKKKNGKQRPLGIPTIHGRVCQEIHKMAMEPEWDIRFEQNSYGFRPSRSTWDAIEQLFVVLATRRAPQWVIEGDIRGFFDNVAHEKLLNKLAPEDKMFVRRILKAPVIEPKRGRIPSLRGTPQGGIISPLLANIALNGMEEALRELAFKMGFGPQRKKPGINMVVYADDFVISCRTKEQAEQFVPVVSKWLEENVGVELSLEKTKITHIDEGFDFLGFNVRKYDGKLLIKPSKESQLSILRKAKMLLDSNKTAKAETIIRKLNPLLRGWASYYSTAVSTDAFSYCDYRIHKMLWRWIGRRHPNKSAKWMKAKYFARRGNRDWVFTDGTWDLFYMTNMPIIRHTKVQGNRSPFRPSDSNYFEHRRKQLLLKHLNGFQKKIVEKTDGKCGLCGRPISEEHFRKWRLNSENKICFHHVIPHQLGGRSTINNVFVTHRWCHELHYKRYGYDTMPDRPERFLKDSETVINGRVVWKNGSTATDN, via the coding sequence ATGAACACATTAGCCGCGTCAAGCGAGTCAACAGGCTCAACGCGCAAGAGATCCCCGAAGCCCAGCGAAGATAGAATCATGGTGGCGTGGTTAGAGGCACAAGATACCTCATCGCCCAATAATACCTTCGGTTCAGGGACTGACTGGAACGAAATCGAGCAGCACGTCTGTAGGTTACAGCGCCAATTAGCAAACGCAGTCGAGCACGGAAATCGAAAGGCTATCCGCCATTACAAGTGGCTTATCCGCACCAGCCAACACGCTAAAATGTTGGCAATCCGAACCGTTACACAGGACAATAACGGACGTAAAACACCAGGAATCGATGGCAAACTCTACACTACGTCAGAAGCCCGTAACGAGTTGCTCACCCTAGTGAATCTCCGAGAAAAGCCACTTCCAGTGCGCCGGGTCTATATCAAGAAAAAGAATGGCAAGCAAAGACCGCTCGGTATTCCCACTATCCACGGGCGCGTATGTCAAGAGATACACAAAATGGCTATGGAGCCCGAATGGGACATTAGGTTTGAACAAAATTCATACGGATTCCGTCCGAGTCGTTCGACATGGGACGCCATCGAACAACTCTTTGTGGTGCTCGCAACTCGTCGTGCACCGCAGTGGGTTATCGAGGGTGACATCAGAGGTTTCTTTGACAACGTAGCCCACGAAAAATTGCTGAACAAACTCGCTCCAGAAGACAAGATGTTCGTCCGGCGAATTCTTAAAGCGCCTGTGATTGAGCCTAAACGAGGGCGAATTCCTAGCCTCAGGGGGACCCCGCAGGGTGGTATAATCTCACCCCTTCTCGCCAACATCGCGTTAAACGGGATGGAAGAGGCGTTAAGGGAACTGGCATTTAAAATGGGATTCGGACCTCAGAGAAAAAAGCCTGGTATTAATATGGTAGTTTATGCGGACGACTTTGTTATTTCCTGTAGAACGAAGGAACAAGCCGAGCAGTTTGTGCCAGTGGTATCCAAATGGCTGGAGGAAAACGTCGGAGTCGAACTAAGCCTAGAAAAAACGAAAATTACTCATATCGATGAGGGTTTCGATTTTCTGGGGTTCAACGTTCGGAAATACGACGGGAAACTGCTTATCAAACCATCCAAAGAGAGTCAGCTTTCCATCCTTCGAAAAGCAAAAATGCTGCTGGACTCCAATAAAACTGCCAAGGCAGAAACTATCATTCGAAAACTTAATCCACTGTTACGTGGATGGGCGAGCTACTACAGTACGGCTGTCAGTACAGACGCCTTCTCTTACTGCGACTATCGAATCCATAAAATGCTATGGCGATGGATTGGAAGAAGGCATCCAAACAAAAGCGCGAAATGGATGAAGGCAAAATACTTCGCGCGACGTGGTAATCGAGACTGGGTATTCACGGACGGAACATGGGACCTCTTCTATATGACAAACATGCCTATCATCCGACATACTAAGGTACAAGGAAATCGCTCTCCGTTTCGTCCTAGTGATAGCAACTACTTTGAACATCGGCGGAAGCAACTGCTCCTTAAACATCTCAATGGGTTTCAGAAGAAAATCGTTGAGAAAACGGACGGAAAGTGCGGTCTATGTGGACGTCCAATTTCGGAAGAACATTTTCGTAAATGGCGGCTTAATAGTGAAAACAAGATTTGTTTCCACCATGTGATTCCACATCAGCTTGGCGGTCGCTCCACGATTAACAACGTGTTTGTCACCCATCGTTGGTGTCATGAACTTCATTACAAGAGATATGGATATGACACCATGCCTGACAGACCAGAACGGTTTCTCAAGGACAGCGAGACCGTTATCAATGGAAGGGTCGTCTGGAAGAATGGTTCCACAGCTACAGACAACTAA
- a CDS encoding transposase, whose translation MSITQNAKIRRVTDSTLVVGADIAKKVHVARASDARGIELGKPLSFDNTRDGFERLLSWLETLMVEYGFDNVILGVEPTGHYWMVRHESRC comes from the coding sequence GTGAGTATAACGCAAAATGCAAAAATCCGTCGCGTCACAGATTCCACCTTGGTCGTCGGAGCAGATATTGCTAAGAAGGTTCACGTCGCTCGCGCCAGCGACGCACGCGGTATTGAGCTTGGCAAACCGTTGAGTTTCGACAACACGAGAGACGGTTTTGAGAGGCTACTCTCTTGGCTGGAGACGCTCATGGTCGAGTATGGCTTTGACAACGTCATTTTGGGCGTTGAGCCAACGGGTCACTACTGGATGGTGCGACATGAAAGTCGCTGTTAA